Proteins found in one Populus alba chromosome 14, ASM523922v2, whole genome shotgun sequence genomic segment:
- the LOC118039413 gene encoding uncharacterized protein, protein MELPPRWAFLLFLLLSSTKASGSAVDKEEFQEELLLKPLPDRKVLAHFHFETRAPPCNSNGRRHHHLFPKAISQMVEKFRVKEMELSFTQGRWNYERWGGFDTMSSNNAKPPGVELWAVFDVPKEQVDASWKNLTHTLSGLFCASINFLESSTMYSAPEWSFRQASGSLRYGMLPREAVCTENLTPWLKLLPCRDNAGLSALMDRPSIYTSFYHSQRLHLTSNASDLEGLNPGIVLEQTLTVVLHPSSQRTSLTHISESYLQPSWSLSSIFGRKVNGRCALAKSSKVYLQLERGLVSELKKNIGSEGYDVEANFELSFNPDRVLTEENSRHGIGSSLLYEFSVDKYSNSKPFDLGLTWKFPVIWSCQQAPLHATRFLMGSGNERGAIAILLKSTDLNDSSPVADSASDGCELHVNIFQIVPWYIRVYYHSLQLFVDDQLKAVGAFVEKIHVMPSKDKISPGMMEMVLKLPCGVKSAALTLDFDKGFLHIDEYPPDANQGFDIPSAAIIFPNFHASMHFPSNDSERKSPMLSKFQESSPVLSYTEVLLVPLTTPDFSMPYNVITITCTVFALYFGSLLNVLRQRVGEKERLLKSKAAAVKTGRPSELLSRLSTKLRGRSQEPSQSPSESSPLINSKLVLKVLLMAALAVAWQYYFG, encoded by the exons ATGGAACTTCCACCAAGATGGGCTTTCTTACTCTTTTTACTGTTATCTTCAACAAAAGCCTCTGGATCGGCAGTAGATAAAGAAGAGTTCCAAGAGGAATTGTTGTTGAAGCCGTTGCCTGATCGGAAAGTGTTGGCTCATTTCCACTTTGAAACTAGAGCTCCTCCTTGCAATTCCAATGGCCGCCGCCACCATCATCTCTTCCCTAAAGCCATTTCTCAGATG GTGGAGAAATTCCGGGTCAAGGAAATGGAATTATCGTTCACACAAGGTCGGTGGAACTATGAACGCTGGGGTGGGTTTGACACCATGTCAAGCAACAATGCTAAGCCTCCTGGAGTTGAGTTGTGGGCTGTCTTTGATGTTCCTAAAGAGCAAGTTGATGCTTCTTGGAAGAATTTAACCCATACCCTTTCAGGTCTTTTCTGTGCTTCAATTAATTTCCTCGAGTCATCTACCATGTATTCTGCCCCTGAATGGAGCTTTAGGCAAGCCTCTGGCAGTCTGAGGTATGGTATGCTGCCCCGTGAGGCTGTTTGCACTGAGAACCTAACTCCATGGTTGAAGCTCCTTCCTTGTCGAGATAATGCTGGGCTTTCTGCCTTAATGGACAGGCCATCaatttatacaagtttttaTCATTCTCAGCGACTGCATTTGACTTCAAATGCATCCGATCTTGAGGGGTTGAATCCGGGCATTGTTCTAGAACAAACACTTACTGTTGTTCTTCATCCCAGTAGTCAAAGAACTAGCTTGACTCATATTAGTGAATCGTATCTTCAACCAAGCTGGTCTTTGAGTTCAATTTTTGGTAGGAAAGTCAATGGGAGGTGTGCTCTTGCTAAGTCTAGTAAAGTATATCTTCAGCTTGAGAGAGGCCTAGTTTCTGAACTGAAGAAAAATATTGGCTCTGAAGGGTATGATGTTGAAGCCAACTTTGAATTGTCATTTAATCCAGACAGGGTACTTACAGAAGAAAATAGTAGGCATGGAATAGGCTCCTCTTTACTTTATGAATTTTCAGTTGACAAGTACAGCAACTCTAAACCATTTGATCTAGGCCTGACATGGAAATTTCCTGTAATATGGTCATGTCAACAAGCTCCATTACATGCTACTAGATTTTTGATGGGAAGCGGGAATGAAAGAGGTGCAATTGCTATCTTGTTGAAATCTACAGATTTGAATGACAGTTCCCCGGTTGCTGATAGTGCTAGTGATGGATGTGAGTTGCATGTTAATATTTTCCAAATTGTCCCTTGGTATATCAGGGTATATTATCATTCTCTCCAGCTGTTTGTGGATGATCAACTGAAGGCAGTTGGAGCTTTTGTGGAAAAGATACATGTTATGCCTTCCAAAGACAAGATATCCCCTGGTATGATGGAGATGGTACTGAAGCTTCCTTGTGGTGTGAAATCAGCTGCTTTGACATTAGATTTTGATAAG GGTTTTTTGCACATTGATGAATACCCTCCAGATGCCAATCAAGGATTTGATATTCCATCAGCTGCAATAATCTTTCCCAACTTCCATGCAAGTATGCATTTCCCTAGCAACGACTCTGAGAGAAAATCACCCATGCTGTCTAAATTTCAG GAAAGCAGTCCTGTTCTCTCGTACACTGAAGTATTACTTGTACCTTTGACAACTCCTGATTTTAGCATGCCATACAATGTCATCACTATCACATGCACAGTGTTTGCTCTGTATTTTGGGTCGCTGCTCAATGTACTTCGGCAGCGGGTTGGAGAGAAGGAAAGACTTCTTAAAAGCAAAG CTGCTGCTGTAAAAACCGGTCGCCCTTCTGAACTGCTGTCCAGACTGTCAACCAAGCTTAGAGGAAGATCACAGGAGCCTTCCCAATCACCTTCAGAATCATCACCCTTGATAAATTCTAAATTAGTACTAAAAGTCTTGTTAATGGCTGCACTTGCTGTTGCATGGCAATATTATTTTGGATGA